The Rubrobacter tropicus nucleotide sequence GAGTAGAGTAGGCGGTGCAGTGGTTCGTTGTCGTGGGCGAGGTCGGGCTTGAACCTGAGCCCCGAATCGGGCCGGGCCACGGCGTCGCCGGGGGGACGGTCCGGGTCGGTCAGGCCCTCCTTTGCGAGCCTGTCGGTTACGCTCTTTCGCGCCTCGAGGACCAGGGCCCGGTCCAAGAGGCCGGGCAGGTAGAGGTAGCCGTCCAGGGCCATGCGCCCCCGCAGGGCTTCGGCGTCGCCGCGAACGTCCGTCGAATCCCGGAGCGGGCCGAAGCTCGCCGGCGAAAGGTCGAGCTCGACGCCCTGTGACGCCAGGCCCGAGAGTCTCGCGTTCACCACGGTCGTTACCCCCGTTCGTCTCTCTTACCAGTACGACCCGTGCAAATCCATCAGGCGCTGCGGCGGCCGACCTCCGCGGTTCGGATGCCTTCCGGAAGCGTGTCGCCGTGGGCGTCTATCAGCTCGTCCACCATCGCGGCTATCTCGTCCAGGGAGAGCACGCTCGGGGCGTGGCGGTCCAACATGGCGGCGTGGTGGACGTGGTCGCGGCGGCCTTCGAGCGCGGCCCTCACCGTCAGGTTCTGGACGGCGGTGTGCGGGGCGCAGGTCGCGGCGCACTGGGGCGGGAGGTCGCCGACGTGGCAGGGGCGCAGGCCCGTGTCGTCGACCAGGACGGGGACCTCGACGCAGCGGCCTTCGGGGAGGTTCGTTATGAGGCCCGTGTTCTTCACGTTGCCGTAGATGGCGCGGGCCTGGCCGGTGGTCATCGAGTGGATTATGAGAGAGCCGTACTCGACGCTGCGCTCCAGCGGGAACTCCTCGCCGGCGAGCAGCTTGCGGCGGGTCTCGGCGTAAGAGACCAGGTTCTCCTCGCTGCGGCGGACGTACTCGTCCACGGGTATGTCGTAGCGTTCGACGAGATCTTCGTCCTTGAGAAAGTAGGGCAGGTACTCGGCGTTGTGCTCGCTCGACTCCGTGACGAAGAAGCCGAAGCGGCGCATCAACTCGAAGCGGACCTTGTCCTTCTTGTACACGTCGGGGTCGTCCATCGCGGCGAAGAGGCGCGGGTAGGCGTCCTCGCCGCCCGCTTCGAGGCGCGTCATCCAGGCGATGTGGTTAATGCCGGCGCACTCGTAGAGGAGGTCCTCGTGGTCGATGCCGATG carries:
- the melA gene encoding alpha-glucosidase/alpha-galactosidase, coding for MKIAFIGAGSVVFTKNLLTDTFSFPELRGATVALHDIAPERLETAGMMARWTSDRLGAEAKVEEHADRRAALDGADFVINAVQIGMHEATLLDFDIPRKYGLKQTIADSMGIGGIFRGLRTIPFLLDLARDMREVCPEALLLNYTNPMGILMEALYTAHPEVKSVGLCHSVQGTARQISSYIGIDHEDLLYECAGINHIAWMTRLEAGGEDAYPRLFAAMDDPDVYKKDKVRFELMRRFGFFVTESSEHNAEYLPYFLKDEDLVERYDIPVDEYVRRSEENLVSYAETRRKLLAGEEFPLERSVEYGSLIIHSMTTGQARAIYGNVKNTGLITNLPEGRCVEVPVLVDDTGLRPCHVGDLPPQCAATCAPHTAVQNLTVRAALEGRRDHVHHAAMLDRHAPSVLSLDEIAAMVDELIDAHGDTLPEGIRTAEVGRRSA